A genome region from Neptunomonas japonica JAMM 1380 includes the following:
- the smpB gene encoding SsrA-binding protein SmpB, translating into MAKQKKQKNTSSTICLNKRARYEYHIEDKLEAGVSLAGWEVKSLRDGRGQLVDSYVLIKDGEAWLVGANISPLSQACTHFVTEPRRDRKLLLHRRQIDRLTEEVEAKGYSCVALGLYWKSGRVKCEIALVKGKKLHDKRETEKNRDWDRQKQRIMAER; encoded by the coding sequence ATGGCTAAACAGAAGAAACAAAAAAATACGAGTAGCACCATCTGCCTCAACAAACGTGCTCGATATGAATACCATATCGAAGATAAACTTGAAGCAGGCGTTTCACTTGCCGGCTGGGAAGTAAAAAGCCTTCGAGATGGCCGTGGACAGCTCGTCGACTCATACGTCCTGATCAAGGATGGCGAAGCGTGGCTTGTGGGCGCTAACATCTCCCCTTTATCACAAGCATGCACTCACTTTGTTACTGAGCCGCGCCGTGACCGTAAACTATTATTACACCGCCGCCAGATAGACAGGCTCACTGAAGAAGTTGAAGCAAAAGGCTATAGCTGCGTTGCATTAGGTCTGTACTGGAAAAGCGGTCGTGTAAAATGCGAAATTGCCTTAGTAAAAGGTAAAAAGCTGCATGACAAACGTGAGACAGAAAAAAACAGAGACTGGGATCGCCAAAAACAACGCATAATGGCAGAACGCTAA
- a CDS encoding sodium-dependent transporter: protein MQEKLSIHGAWSNRWVFILAATGSAVGLGNIWKFPYITGENGGGAFVLVYLVCILMVGIPIMVSEVLIGRRGRQSPINSMKDLAVESELTTKWSLAGWMGALAGVMIFSFYSVVAGWVLYYVAGMANGDFIDIGSEMAGKRFETLLGDFETLLIWHSVFVIMVMAVVAGGVNKGLERATRIMMPALFVLLFILLAYSMTSGAFGQGFDFLFHFDPSQLTWDSVLVALGHSFFTLSLGMGSIMAYGSYMPKKASIGGTVVMIALLDTLVALVAGLAIFPIVFANQLDPGAGPGLMFITLPVAFGQMPGGHIFGFLFFVLIAVAAWTSAISLMEPAVAWMVEKFKIKRLPACTALGVLVWALGVACLGSFNFMSDFKVAGMTFFDLMDFATANIMLPLGGLFIAIFAGWKVKQYALQDELAMQRFWFSAWYFAIRYVAPVAVAAIFALNLYNKFAV, encoded by the coding sequence ATGCAAGAAAAATTATCAATTCATGGTGCTTGGTCAAACCGTTGGGTTTTTATCTTGGCAGCAACTGGATCAGCCGTTGGTTTAGGTAATATTTGGAAGTTCCCATACATCACCGGTGAGAATGGTGGGGGCGCTTTTGTACTGGTTTATCTCGTGTGTATTTTGATGGTAGGTATTCCTATCATGGTGTCTGAAGTATTGATCGGGCGCCGTGGTAGACAAAGCCCCATTAACTCGATGAAAGACTTAGCCGTTGAATCGGAGCTCACAACCAAGTGGTCCTTAGCGGGCTGGATGGGCGCACTGGCGGGTGTCATGATTTTCTCTTTTTATTCAGTCGTTGCCGGTTGGGTACTCTATTACGTGGCCGGGATGGCCAATGGCGACTTTATTGATATTGGTAGCGAGATGGCGGGTAAGCGCTTTGAAACGTTATTAGGAGACTTTGAAACGCTATTAATTTGGCACAGTGTCTTCGTTATCATGGTCATGGCTGTTGTTGCTGGCGGTGTGAATAAAGGTTTGGAGCGTGCAACGCGTATTATGATGCCTGCGTTATTCGTGCTGCTCTTTATTCTATTGGCCTATTCAATGACCTCAGGTGCATTTGGTCAAGGCTTTGACTTCTTGTTTCATTTTGACCCTTCTCAGCTCACCTGGGATTCTGTGCTTGTGGCACTGGGGCACTCTTTCTTTACCTTGTCGTTGGGTATGGGATCAATCATGGCATATGGCTCATATATGCCTAAAAAAGCGAGCATTGGTGGTACGGTTGTGATGATCGCGCTACTAGATACGCTGGTTGCTTTAGTGGCTGGTTTAGCTATTTTTCCTATCGTATTTGCCAATCAGTTGGACCCTGGGGCTGGTCCTGGTCTGATGTTTATTACCTTGCCTGTTGCTTTTGGACAGATGCCAGGAGGGCATATCTTTGGCTTCTTGTTCTTTGTGCTTATTGCTGTTGCTGCATGGACATCCGCTATCTCTTTGATGGAGCCTGCGGTTGCGTGGATGGTCGAGAAGTTTAAAATTAAGCGCCTTCCTGCTTGTACTGCATTAGGTGTTTTAGTGTGGGCGTTGGGTGTGGCGTGCTTAGGCTCGTTCAACTTTATGTCTGATTTCAAAGTGGCAGGAATGACTTTCTTTGATCTGATGGACTTTGCAACGGCTAATATTATGTTGCCGTTAGGTGGCTTGTTTATCGCTATTTTTGCGGGTTGGAAAGTTAAACAGTATGCATTACAGGATGAGCTGGCTATGCAGCGTTTTTGGTTTTCTGCATGGTATTTTGCTATTCGTTACGTCGCTCCGGTGGCGGTTGCAGCAATTTTCGCTCTAAATTTGTACAATAAGTTTGCCGTGTAG
- a CDS encoding type II toxin-antitoxin system RatA family toxin: MTQVNRSALVLHSAQQMFDIVNDVLAYPDFLPWCAKTELLFEDEQQMEATLYLAKAGLKYSFTTHNNLARPTKIELELVEGPFSQLSGYWTFEALSDEACKVSLSLGFEFEGKLKNLAMSKVFNQVATTLVDAFVQRADAIYG, translated from the coding sequence ATGACGCAAGTTAATCGCAGTGCATTGGTACTGCATAGCGCTCAGCAAATGTTCGATATAGTGAATGATGTGTTGGCATATCCGGACTTTTTGCCCTGGTGTGCTAAGACTGAGCTTCTCTTTGAAGATGAGCAGCAGATGGAAGCTACGCTTTATTTAGCAAAAGCGGGCTTGAAGTATAGTTTTACAACGCATAACAACTTGGCTCGGCCTACAAAAATAGAGCTTGAACTTGTAGAGGGTCCCTTCTCACAATTATCCGGGTATTGGACTTTTGAAGCGTTAAGTGATGAAGCGTGTAAAGTGAGCTTGAGCTTAGGGTTTGAGTTTGAAGGTAAGTTGAAAAATCTAGCTATGAGTAAAGTTTTTAACCAAGTGGCGACTACCTTGGTTGATGCTTTTGTGCAACGGGCTGATGCAATTTATGGGTAA
- a CDS encoding RnfH family protein, with protein MINVEVAYALPTEQKIIALKVEEGTTASDAVKLSKMGEVYPQIDIDSGPMGIFGKAIKDPKVTVLKEGDRVEIYRPLIADPKEARAKRAAKIKAQQDTQ; from the coding sequence ATGATTAATGTAGAAGTTGCTTATGCTTTGCCGACCGAGCAAAAAATTATTGCGCTTAAGGTTGAGGAAGGCACTACAGCTTCCGATGCAGTAAAACTGTCGAAAATGGGTGAGGTTTATCCGCAAATTGATATCGATTCAGGCCCAATGGGGATTTTTGGTAAGGCGATAAAAGACCCAAAGGTTACCGTTTTAAAAGAGGGAGATAGAGTTGAGATCTACCGCCCGCTGATAGCCGATCCAAAAGAGGCCAGAGCAAAACGGGCAGCAAAAATCAAAGCACAACAAGATACTCAGTGA
- a CDS encoding outer membrane protein assembly factor BamE — MRKFLISIIAVTLLSGCSGFPGVYKIDIPQGNIITQEMVDQLKPGMNHKQVRYVLGTPLVVDTFNGERWDYIYTFKKGGETRTQEHLSLFFTNGQLTNLSGDYKPSAAAAQQ, encoded by the coding sequence ATGCGAAAGTTTCTAATTAGCATTATCGCCGTAACTTTGTTATCCGGCTGCTCAGGATTCCCTGGCGTTTACAAAATTGATATCCCACAAGGGAACATCATTACCCAAGAGATGGTCGACCAACTCAAGCCTGGCATGAACCATAAGCAAGTCCGCTATGTACTAGGCACACCGCTGGTTGTTGATACTTTTAACGGCGAACGTTGGGACTATATTTACACCTTTAAAAAAGGTGGAGAAACCAGAACACAAGAGCATCTTTCACTATTCTTCACCAACGGGCAATTAACTAACTTGTCGGGTGATTACAAACCTTCTGCAGCAGCGGCTCAGCAATAA
- the fur gene encoding ferric iron uptake transcriptional regulator encodes MSVENQELRKAGLKVTLPRVKIYQILEKAGEGDHFSAEDIYKLLMEIGEDVGLATVYRVLTQFEAAGLVTRHHFEGGHSVFELASAEEHDHIVCVKCGKVREFVDQKLIDRQYEIAKDLGFTITDRTLYLYGVCANGCTAK; translated from the coding sequence ATGTCCGTCGAAAATCAAGAATTAAGGAAGGCAGGCCTTAAAGTTACTTTGCCACGCGTTAAGATATATCAGATTCTCGAAAAAGCAGGTGAGGGTGATCATTTTAGCGCGGAAGATATCTATAAACTGCTGATGGAGATTGGCGAAGATGTTGGTTTGGCAACAGTTTATCGTGTGCTAACTCAATTTGAAGCAGCAGGCTTGGTGACTCGTCACCACTTTGAAGGCGGGCATTCTGTATTTGAATTAGCAAGTGCAGAAGAGCATGATCATATAGTTTGTGTGAAATGTGGCAAGGTGCGAGAGTTTGTTGATCAGAAGTTGATTGATCGTCAGTACGAAATTGCTAAAGATTTAGGTTTTACTATTACAGATCGTACGCTTTACCTTTACGGTGTCTGTGCAAACGGTTGCACTGCTAAATAG
- the recN gene encoding DNA repair protein RecN, which produces MLTQLTIRNYAIVESLDLELKQGMTVISGETGAGKSIMLDALGLTLGYRADSGSVRHGADRAEIIASFNIDALHDAKAWLKDQDLDQDNECIIRRVITREGRSRSYINGQPCPLNALKEFGEHLIAIHGQHEHQRLLKKDHHRELVDQFAAQVIQATKVKNLFQQWQKQQKHLEALLNQDEEHQAKVQLLSYQLNELDQLGMFEGELATLEQEQKTLSQAGSTLQNGYKILEVTCEGEQESCNQLLHHALQLLAELNDQAPAVTQATELLSSAQIQIDEATQELRHYLDRIEISPERLTETEERLSCIYDIARKHRVSPETLPAFHVQLRTELDTLQSTDETLEQLSIDVEKIRSEYTRAATKLSAARRKAATQINKQINEQLYLLGMTSANFIATLTETDAPQASGLEDIEFLIATNKGQPARPLAKIASGGELSRISLAIQVITAQSSTTPTLIFDEVDVGIGGAIAEVVGRMLRQLGERAQIMCVTHQPQVASQGHQHLFVSKRAGKEHTHTHINTLVKKDRVQEIARMLGGIDVTKRSLDHAKEMLGV; this is translated from the coding sequence ATGCTGACGCAACTGACCATTCGCAACTACGCTATTGTCGAATCGCTAGACCTTGAACTAAAGCAAGGAATGACAGTAATTAGCGGTGAAACCGGTGCTGGGAAATCCATCATGCTAGATGCATTAGGATTAACACTTGGCTACAGAGCCGATAGCGGTAGTGTTAGACATGGAGCAGATCGCGCAGAGATTATTGCCAGCTTTAATATTGATGCACTTCACGATGCTAAGGCATGGCTCAAAGACCAAGACCTTGATCAAGACAACGAATGTATTATCCGACGTGTAATTACCCGAGAAGGCCGTTCTCGTAGCTATATCAACGGCCAACCCTGCCCACTTAATGCACTCAAAGAGTTTGGTGAACACCTCATAGCCATTCATGGGCAGCATGAACACCAACGCCTTTTAAAGAAAGACCATCACCGCGAACTCGTCGACCAATTTGCAGCACAGGTCATTCAAGCTACAAAAGTGAAGAACCTTTTCCAGCAATGGCAGAAACAACAGAAGCACCTTGAGGCTTTGCTTAATCAAGACGAGGAACACCAAGCTAAAGTTCAACTCCTTAGTTACCAGTTAAACGAACTAGACCAGTTAGGCATGTTTGAAGGCGAACTAGCGACCCTAGAACAAGAACAGAAAACACTAAGCCAAGCGGGCAGCACTTTACAAAATGGGTATAAAATTCTTGAAGTCACTTGCGAAGGAGAACAAGAGAGCTGCAATCAACTCTTGCATCACGCATTACAACTACTAGCAGAATTAAACGATCAAGCACCTGCCGTTACCCAAGCGACAGAACTCTTGAGCAGTGCTCAAATACAAATTGATGAAGCCACCCAAGAACTTCGTCACTACTTGGATCGTATCGAAATCAGCCCAGAGCGCTTAACAGAAACAGAAGAGCGCCTCTCATGCATTTATGATATCGCTCGCAAGCACCGTGTATCACCCGAAACATTACCTGCGTTTCATGTGCAACTAAGAACAGAGCTCGATACTTTACAAAGTACAGACGAGACGCTTGAACAACTCAGCATTGATGTGGAAAAAATTCGCTCTGAATACACCCGTGCGGCAACGAAACTCAGTGCTGCACGCAGAAAAGCAGCCACACAGATAAACAAACAAATTAATGAACAGCTGTATTTACTGGGCATGACCTCAGCCAACTTCATAGCGACCCTTACAGAAACAGACGCCCCGCAAGCAAGCGGCTTGGAAGATATTGAATTTTTAATCGCCACCAATAAAGGCCAACCGGCTCGCCCTTTAGCAAAAATAGCCTCAGGCGGCGAGCTATCTCGCATCAGTCTCGCCATTCAAGTTATCACCGCGCAAAGCTCAACAACGCCTACGCTCATCTTTGATGAAGTGGATGTTGGTATTGGTGGCGCTATAGCGGAAGTTGTCGGGAGAATGCTTCGCCAGCTAGGAGAGCGAGCACAAATAATGTGTGTAACGCATCAGCCGCAAGTTGCTTCACAAGGGCATCAACACCTGTTTGTTAGCAAACGTGCCGGTAAAGAGCACACACATACGCACATAAATACACTAGTAAAAAAAGATAGAGTTCAAGAAATTGCACGTATGCTAGGTGGGATTGATGTAACTAAGCGCTCTCTCGATCATGCTAAAGAGATGCTAGGAGTCTAG
- the grpE gene encoding nucleotide exchange factor GrpE yields the protein MANDQTTQNETVESADVDNVNLDTSNADESDAAVDAKDEQAGEVADNVEKQLSEAQAEISALKEQVLRSAADVQNARRRAEKDVEKAHKFALDKFVNEMLPIVDSLERALETSSADDEATKALRDGVEMTLGMYIAGLAKFNVDRIDPQGEAFDPVSHQAMSMVDAPDAQPNTVIAVMQKGYSLNGRLIRPAMVIVSKS from the coding sequence ATGGCGAATGACCAGACGACACAAAATGAAACAGTTGAATCTGCAGATGTAGATAACGTAAACCTTGATACATCAAATGCTGATGAATCAGATGCGGCAGTCGATGCTAAGGATGAGCAAGCTGGCGAAGTTGCAGATAACGTAGAAAAGCAGCTATCTGAAGCGCAGGCAGAGATTTCGGCCCTTAAAGAGCAGGTTTTGCGCTCAGCTGCTGATGTGCAGAATGCTCGCCGTAGAGCCGAAAAAGATGTTGAGAAAGCTCACAAGTTTGCGCTTGATAAATTTGTGAATGAAATGCTGCCTATCGTAGATAGCTTAGAACGCGCACTAGAAACCAGCAGTGCTGATGATGAAGCAACGAAAGCCTTGCGCGATGGCGTTGAAATGACGCTTGGTATGTATATCGCAGGCTTAGCTAAATTTAATGTTGATCGTATTGATCCGCAAGGCGAAGCATTTGACCCGGTTTCACATCAGGCTATGTCAATGGTTGATGCGCCGGATGCGCAACCTAATACAGTGATTGCGGTTATGCAGAAAGGCTATAGCCTAAATGGTCGTTTGATTCGCCCTGCCATGGTCATTGTGTCAAAAAGTTAA
- the dnaK gene encoding molecular chaperone DnaK, which yields MGKIIGIDLGTTNSCVAVLDGDKTRVIENAEGDRTTPSIIAYTEDEILVGQSAKRQAVTNPHNTLYAIKRLIGRRFKDDVVQKDISMVPYKIVEADNGDAWVQVRDDKMAPPQISAEILKKMKKTAEDYLGEEVTGAVITVPAYFNDSQRQATKDAGKIAGLDVKRIINEPTAAALAYGMDQSKGDKTIAVYDLGGGTFDISIIEIADVDGEHQFEVLATNGDTFLGGEDFDMRLIEYLAAEFKKESGIDLHNDPLALQRLKEGAEKAKVELSTAQSTDVNLPYITADATGPKHLNVKITRAKLESLVEELVTNSINPCRTALKDAGLSASDIDEVILVGGQTRMPMVQQVVADFFGKEARKDVNPDEAVAVGAAIQGAVLSGDVKDVLLLDVTPLTLGIETMGGVATALIEKNTTIPTKKSQIFSTADDNQNAVTIHVVQGERKQATQNKSLGRFDLADIPPAPRGVPQVEVTFDLDANGILNVSAKDKATGKEQSIIIKASSGLSDEEIEQMVRDAEANADADKLFEELTQARNQGDAMVHSAKKTLKEGGDKATEEEKTAIEAAIADLEESLKADDKADIEAKTEALTAVISALAEKMYADAAQQGEGAEQPSAEAESPADDAVDAEFEEVKDDKK from the coding sequence ATGGGCAAAATTATCGGTATAGATCTAGGTACTACCAACTCTTGTGTGGCAGTGCTGGATGGCGACAAAACACGTGTTATTGAGAACGCTGAGGGTGATCGTACAACCCCTTCTATTATTGCCTATACAGAAGATGAAATTTTGGTAGGTCAGTCTGCAAAGCGCCAGGCTGTAACTAACCCGCATAACACACTATATGCTATTAAGCGTCTCATTGGCCGTCGTTTTAAAGATGACGTTGTTCAGAAAGATATCAGCATGGTTCCATACAAAATCGTTGAAGCTGATAATGGCGATGCTTGGGTTCAGGTACGAGATGACAAGATGGCTCCGCCACAGATCTCTGCTGAAATCCTGAAGAAAATGAAGAAAACAGCTGAAGACTATCTGGGCGAAGAAGTAACAGGCGCAGTTATTACTGTTCCAGCTTACTTTAACGATTCTCAGCGTCAGGCAACTAAAGATGCTGGTAAAATCGCAGGTCTAGACGTTAAGCGTATTATTAACGAGCCAACAGCAGCAGCACTTGCTTATGGTATGGACCAGTCTAAAGGTGATAAAACAATCGCTGTTTATGACTTAGGTGGTGGTACGTTCGATATCTCTATCATCGAAATTGCTGATGTAGATGGTGAGCACCAGTTTGAAGTATTGGCGACTAACGGTGATACTTTCCTTGGTGGTGAAGATTTCGATATGCGCCTAATCGAGTATTTGGCAGCTGAGTTCAAGAAAGAGTCAGGTATCGATCTACATAACGACCCTCTAGCTCTACAGCGTCTAAAAGAAGGTGCTGAAAAAGCTAAAGTTGAGCTCTCTACTGCTCAGAGTACTGATGTTAACTTGCCATACATCACTGCTGATGCAACCGGTCCTAAGCACCTTAACGTTAAAATTACGCGTGCTAAGTTAGAGTCTTTAGTAGAAGAGCTGGTGACTAACTCTATCAACCCATGCCGTACTGCTTTGAAAGATGCAGGCCTAAGCGCTTCTGACATCGATGAAGTTATCTTAGTGGGTGGTCAGACACGTATGCCTATGGTTCAGCAAGTTGTTGCTGATTTCTTTGGTAAAGAAGCACGTAAAGATGTTAACCCAGATGAAGCAGTAGCCGTGGGCGCAGCGATTCAGGGTGCGGTATTGTCTGGTGATGTAAAAGACGTTCTATTGTTGGATGTTACACCACTGACGTTGGGTATCGAGACTATGGGTGGCGTAGCTACTGCATTGATCGAAAAGAACACAACTATCCCAACTAAGAAATCGCAGATCTTCTCTACAGCTGATGATAACCAGAATGCAGTAACTATCCATGTTGTGCAGGGTGAGCGTAAACAGGCTACACAGAATAAATCACTAGGTCGTTTTGACTTGGCTGATATCCCACCTGCTCCACGCGGTGTACCTCAGGTTGAAGTAACATTCGACTTGGATGCTAACGGTATCCTAAACGTGTCTGCTAAAGACAAGGCAACAGGTAAAGAGCAGTCAATTATCATTAAGGCTTCTTCTGGTCTGAGTGATGAAGAGATCGAACAGATGGTTCGTGATGCAGAAGCTAACGCTGATGCTGATAAGCTGTTTGAAGAGCTGACTCAAGCGCGTAACCAGGGTGATGCAATGGTTCACTCTGCGAAGAAAACACTGAAAGAAGGTGGCGATAAAGCAACTGAAGAAGAGAAAACAGCTATTGAAGCTGCGATCGCTGATTTAGAAGAGTCACTAAAAGCTGATGATAAAGCTGATATCGAAGCTAAAACTGAAGCTCTAACTGCTGTTATCTCTGCACTCGCTGAGAAAATGTATGCAGATGCTGCTCAGCAAGGCGAAGGTGCTGAACAGCCAAGTGCGGAAGCAGAATCTCCTGCTGATGACGCTGTTGATGCTGAGTTTGAAGAAGTTAAGGATGACAAGAAGTAA
- the dnaJ gene encoding molecular chaperone DnaJ yields the protein MSKQDYYEILGVDRNSNDRDIKKAFRRQAMKHHPDRNPDDATAEEKFKELNEAYEVLSDAQKKAAYDQYGHAGVDPNMRGGGGGFDGGFSDVFGDVFGDIFGGGGGGRRSSVQRGADLRYTMELSLEEAVRGVEKTIKVPTLVPCEPCDGSGAKKGTSAKTCGTCGGVGQVRMQQGFFSVQQTCPTCRGEGKVISDPCNSCHGQGRVEKTKTLSVKIPAGVDTGDRIRLSGEGEAGGHGGPAGDLYVQVSVREHAIFERDGRHLYCEVPISFIDAALGGELEVPTLDGRVKLKVPSETQTGKLFRLRGKGVAPVRGGGAGDLMVKVVVETPVNLNSRQKELLREFQEATKDGQKKHSPKRHSFFDSVKKFFED from the coding sequence ATGTCTAAGCAAGATTATTATGAAATTCTAGGTGTTGACCGCAACTCCAACGATCGGGATATCAAAAAAGCCTTTCGCCGTCAGGCGATGAAGCACCACCCAGATCGTAATCCTGATGACGCAACTGCTGAAGAAAAATTCAAAGAGCTAAATGAAGCTTACGAAGTACTTTCTGATGCACAGAAAAAAGCAGCTTATGACCAGTATGGCCATGCCGGTGTTGATCCAAATATGCGTGGCGGTGGCGGTGGTTTTGATGGCGGCTTCTCTGATGTATTTGGTGATGTGTTTGGCGATATTTTCGGCGGAGGTGGCGGTGGTCGCCGTAGCTCCGTTCAGCGCGGTGCAGATCTACGTTACACCATGGAGTTGTCGTTAGAAGAAGCAGTTCGTGGCGTTGAGAAAACTATTAAAGTACCTACGTTGGTTCCTTGTGAGCCGTGTGATGGTAGTGGTGCTAAAAAGGGCACGTCGGCTAAAACATGTGGTACCTGTGGCGGTGTTGGTCAGGTGCGTATGCAGCAGGGATTCTTCTCTGTACAGCAGACTTGTCCTACATGTCGCGGTGAAGGGAAGGTTATCAGTGATCCTTGTAACAGCTGTCATGGTCAAGGACGTGTTGAGAAGACTAAGACGCTATCTGTTAAAATTCCGGCCGGAGTGGATACGGGCGATCGTATTCGTTTGTCAGGTGAGGGTGAAGCAGGTGGTCACGGTGGTCCAGCCGGCGACCTATACGTTCAGGTCAGTGTGCGTGAGCATGCGATCTTTGAACGTGATGGTCGACATCTTTACTGCGAAGTGCCAATTAGCTTTATTGATGCTGCTTTAGGTGGTGAGCTAGAAGTGCCGACCCTAGATGGCCGTGTAAAACTGAAAGTGCCGTCAGAAACGCAAACTGGAAAGTTGTTCCGCCTACGTGGTAAAGGAGTAGCTCCGGTGCGTGGTGGTGGTGCTGGTGATTTGATGGTAAAAGTGGTTGTAGAAACCCCTGTTAATCTCAATAGCCGTCAAAAAGAGCTGTTACGTGAGTTTCAGGAAGCGACTAAAGATGGGCAGAAGAAGCACAGCCCAAAGAGGCATTCCTTCTTTGATTCTGTGAAAAAGTTCTTCGAAGATTGA
- the cysE gene encoding serine O-acetyltransferase — MTILSTEPAKLWLSIQEEAKTEVAKEPCLASFYHSCIINHSDLKSALSYLLASKLADDVMSSLLLRELLEKAMDADPQIITAACHDIIAVRKRDPAVVHCSTVLLYLKGFHALQAHRVAHWFWHQNRRSMALYIQSRVSTMCQVDIHPAASIGQGVMFDHATGIVVGETCVIENDVSILQSVTLGGTGNESGDRHPKIREGVLIGAGAKILGNIEVGKGAKVGGGSVVLDNVPCHTTVVGVPARVVGDSGCEKPAFNMNQQISLEESSAQAHEKRVKS; from the coding sequence ATGACGATTTTAAGTACAGAGCCGGCTAAGTTGTGGCTGAGTATCCAGGAAGAAGCAAAAACTGAAGTAGCGAAAGAGCCTTGCCTGGCTAGCTTTTACCACTCTTGTATTATTAATCACTCTGATCTGAAATCAGCACTTTCCTATCTTTTAGCCAGTAAGTTAGCTGATGATGTGATGTCATCACTGCTGCTTCGTGAGTTGCTAGAGAAGGCGATGGATGCGGATCCTCAAATAATTACTGCGGCGTGCCATGATATTATAGCGGTAAGAAAGCGCGACCCTGCTGTTGTACATTGCTCAACAGTGCTGCTTTATTTGAAGGGATTCCATGCATTACAAGCACACCGTGTGGCTCATTGGTTTTGGCATCAGAACCGCCGTTCGATGGCGCTATATATCCAGAGTCGTGTTAGTACCATGTGCCAGGTGGATATTCATCCAGCCGCAAGCATCGGTCAAGGGGTGATGTTTGATCACGCTACCGGTATTGTCGTGGGTGAAACGTGTGTCATCGAGAATGATGTTTCTATTTTGCAGTCGGTCACGTTAGGCGGAACGGGCAATGAAAGTGGTGACCGTCATCCGAAGATTCGCGAAGGTGTATTGATTGGTGCTGGTGCTAAAATCTTAGGTAATATAGAAGTAGGCAAGGGTGCTAAAGTAGGCGGCGGAAGTGTCGTGCTAGATAATGTGCCTTGTCACACTACTGTTGTTGGTGTTCCTGCCCGTGTAGTTGGTGATTCTGGGTGTGAGAAACCAGCCTTTAATATGAATCAGCAAATATCTCTAGAAGAGAGTTCAGCGCAGGCACACGAAAAGAGAGTTAAATCATGA
- the dapB gene encoding 4-hydroxy-tetrahydrodipicolinate reductase — MRIAVMGAAGRMGKALIEAVCQAEGVKLSAAVVQPGSSLVGADAGELAGVGKLDVRLVEKLSDAKDDFDLLIDFTSPETTMSNLDFCAAHGKKIVIGTTGLSDNQTQHLAECAKQTAVMFAPNMSVGVNVCFKVLDLVARTLGDDYDIEVIETHHRHKVDSPSGTALRLGEVVADALGRDLKECAVYGREGQTGARTQKEIGFETIRAGDVVGDHTVLFATEGERIEITHKASSRMTFAKGAVRAATWLAEQPSGQFDMQDVLGLR; from the coding sequence ATGAGAATTGCAGTAATGGGTGCCGCTGGGCGCATGGGTAAGGCCTTAATCGAAGCGGTTTGCCAAGCAGAAGGTGTTAAGTTGAGTGCTGCTGTCGTGCAACCGGGTAGCTCGCTAGTGGGTGCGGATGCTGGTGAGTTGGCCGGTGTTGGCAAGCTAGATGTTCGCTTAGTCGAGAAGTTGTCTGATGCAAAAGACGACTTTGATTTGTTGATCGACTTCACATCACCAGAAACGACTATGAGTAACTTAGATTTTTGTGCCGCACATGGTAAAAAAATCGTAATTGGCACGACCGGCTTATCAGATAACCAAACTCAACATTTAGCAGAATGTGCTAAGCAAACGGCTGTTATGTTTGCGCCAAATATGAGCGTAGGTGTGAATGTTTGTTTTAAGGTATTGGATCTTGTAGCACGCACACTAGGGGATGATTACGATATTGAAGTAATCGAAACTCACCATCGTCATAAAGTGGACTCTCCGTCGGGTACCGCATTACGTTTAGGTGAAGTGGTTGCCGATGCGCTAGGACGTGACCTTAAAGAGTGTGCTGTTTATGGCCGTGAAGGTCAGACGGGTGCGCGTACTCAAAAAGAAATTGGCTTTGAAACTATTCGCGCAGGTGATGTTGTAGGCGATCATACAGTACTGTTTGCTACAGAAGGTGAGCGTATTGAAATTACCCATAAAGCGAGTAGTCGTATGACTTTTGCTAAGGGTGCTGTGCGAGCCGCCACTTGGTTAGCAGAGCAGCCATCAGGTCAGTTTGATATGCAGGATGTTTTGGGGCTGCGTTAA